From the genome of Impatiens glandulifera chromosome 9, dImpGla2.1, whole genome shotgun sequence, one region includes:
- the LOC124914720 gene encoding proteasome subunit alpha type-6-like: MSRGSGAGYDRHITIFSPEGRLFQVEYAFKAVKSSGITSIGVRGKDSVCVVTQKKVPDKLLDQTSVSHLFPITKYLGLLATGMTADSRSLVQQARNQAAEFRFKYGYEMPVDVLARWIADKSQVYTQHAYMRPLGVVAMVVGIDDEMGPQLFKCDPAGHFFGHKATSAGLKEQEAINFLEKKMKNNPLYSYEETVQTAISALQSVLQEDFKATEIEVGVVSKDNPCFRVLSTEEIDEQLVSISERD; encoded by the exons AATATGCTTTCAAGGCGGTAAAATCATCTGGAATAACCTCCATCGGTGTTCGAGGAAAAGATTCAGTATGCGTCGTCACTCAGAAGAAAGTTCCG GACAAACTTCTTGATCAGACTAGTGTTTCTCACCTGTTTCCTATTACAAAGTACCTTGGATTGTTGGCAACCGGCATGACAG CTGATTCTAGGTCACTGGTTCAACAAGCAAGAAATCAAGCTGCTGAATTCCGTTTCAAATATGGATATGAAATGCCTGTAGATGTTTTAGCCAGATG GATCGCGGACAAGTCTCAGGTATATACTCAACACGCATATATGAGGCCTCTTGGAGTAG TTGCAATGGTTGTGGGAATTGATGATGAGATGGGTCCTCAACTCTTCAAGTGTGATCCTGCTGGTCATTTTTTTGGTCACAAG GCTACAAGTGCTGGATTGAAAGAGCAGGAAGCTATTAATTTCCttgagaagaaaatgaagaacaatcCTTTGTATTCCTACGAGGAAACTGTGCAG ACGGCTATTTCTGCACTGCAATCGGTTCTACAGGAGGATTTCAAGGCCACTGAGATTGAG GTTGGAGTTGTGAGCAAAGATAATCCTTGTTTTAGAGTACTATCAACCGAAGAAATTGACGAGCAGTTGGTGTCCATTAGTGAACGAGATTGA
- the LOC124916011 gene encoding serine/threonine-protein kinase OXI1-like has protein sequence HPQTEKMFFDNFLRFYAAELVIELEYLHGLRFVYRDLKPENIMIQENGHLMLIDFDLSTKLPIKSPQSICLTTKQSPLENNKKKKQLFRFQKYRNSDITPEDDSTTIITIPELASIPTKSDSFFDTEEYIAPEIIHGNDHDFVVDWWCLGIILYEMLYGITPYKGINRKDTFDKILHKSPCLVGETTFLRDLIQKLLEKDPMKRLGIEEIKRHDFFKSVDWELIGKISRPPYLPIEEGVMKENGEIDVERFVQRVFEEEEEMKEKEMTVIDNMYVLIRVFENCY, from the exons catccacaaacagAGAAGATGTTCTTTGATAACTTC CTTAGATTCTACGCTGCTGAATTGGTCATAGAATTGGAATATTTACACGGATTAAGATTTGTATACAGAGATTTAAAGCCGGAAAACATAATGATCCAAGAAAATGGTCATCTAATGCTAATCGATTTCGATCTCTCAACAAAACTCCCTATAAAATCTCCACAATCAATCTGTCTTACAACAAAACAATCTCCGCTGGAAAAtaacaagaagaagaaacagtTATTCCGATTTCAGAAATATCGCAACTCCGACATAACACCAGAAGACGATTCAACAACAATAATAACCATACCTGAACTCGCTTCCATCCCTACAAAATCAGACTCGTTCTTCGACACGGAGGAGTATATTGCGCCGGAAATTATACATGGAAACGACCATGATTTTGTCGTCGACTGGTGGTGCTTAGGTATTATTCTATACGAGATGTTATACGGTATAACTCCTTATAAAGGAATAAACAGAAAGGATACCTTTGACAAAATACTTCATAAATCGCCATGTCTAGTCGGAGAGACGACGTTTCTACGAGATCTAATCCAGAAGCTTCTCGAGAAGGATCCGATGAAGAGGTTAGGGATTGAGGAGATTAAACGACATGATTTCTTCAAAAGTGTTGATTGGGAATTGATCGGGAAGATTTCTAGACCGCCGTATTTGCCGATTGAAGAAGGGGTGATGAAAGAGAATGGAGAAATTGATGTGGAGAGATTTGTGCAGAGAGTgtttgaggaagaagaagagatgaaaGAAAAGGAAATGACGGTTATTGATAATATGTATGTATTAATAAGGGTTTTCGAAAACTGTTACTAA